A stretch of Fibrobacter sp. UWR2 DNA encodes these proteins:
- a CDS encoding polysaccharide deacetylase family protein has translation MEHNKDIADIQAAEATSQKKKKFILCYHSFSVLNYKRASVQIRKIADAAGSPISIAVIPSFGAAPESEAEEFREEIEKFVDEGYEIMLHGARHRADLSLKRSISGKIALWISNNEAEFAGIDERFTQALLKRSLALWKAHGTGEASGFIPPIWFGNKYLKKLALDIFDYYEDFHGIYQMVDGKIKKTRSGTLSFSIIPTPLLGLTQTYACLKMLLPGGVHRLVFHDKDFRTIGEKRILNMVRYTSTMREKIMYRDL, from the coding sequence ATGGAACATAACAAGGACATCGCCGATATCCAGGCTGCCGAGGCCACTTCGCAGAAAAAGAAGAAGTTCATTCTGTGCTACCACAGCTTTAGCGTGCTGAACTACAAGAGGGCCAGCGTACAGATACGCAAGATTGCCGATGCGGCAGGCTCGCCCATCAGCATCGCCGTGATTCCCTCCTTCGGCGCGGCCCCCGAATCCGAAGCAGAAGAATTCCGCGAAGAAATCGAAAAGTTCGTGGACGAGGGCTACGAAATCATGCTGCACGGAGCCCGTCACCGCGCAGACCTTTCCCTCAAACGCAGTATTTCCGGTAAAATCGCCCTCTGGATATCAAACAACGAGGCCGAATTCGCCGGCATCGACGAACGCTTCACGCAGGCGCTCCTCAAGAGGAGCCTCGCCCTCTGGAAGGCGCACGGGACAGGCGAAGCCTCCGGATTCATCCCTCCCATTTGGTTCGGGAACAAATACCTGAAGAAACTCGCGCTCGATATCTTCGATTACTACGAAGACTTCCACGGCATTTACCAGATGGTAGACGGGAAAATCAAGAAGACCCGTTCCGGCACGCTCAGTTTTTCCATCATCCCTACCCCGCTCCTCGGGCTTACGCAGACATACGCCTGCCTCAAGATGCTCCTGCCGGGAGGAGTCCACCGCCTGGTGTTCCATGACAAGGACTTCAGGACCATCGGTGAAAAACGCATTCTAAATATGGTTCGTTACACCTCGACAATGCGCGAGAAAATCATGTACCGGGATCTTTAA
- the purU gene encoding formyltetrahydrofolate deformylase — MATTRYILQIHCPDQKGLIAGTTQVLAKAGANIVDLQQHTAKDIETFFLRAVFELEASDIAEVNKHLETLAPHLQLNWKLFDTSKTERVAIFVSKTDHCLYDLLLKHRDGDLPCEFSCIVGNHPDLGPVGGTFGVPFYYVPSNPDKSIPENRFREIIAETRTDTVVLARYMQILSEAFTEEFKYRIINIHHGFLPAFKGAKPYHQAWHKGVKIIGATAHFATEDLDQGPIICQDIQRVPETASIDELVELGKDIEKRTLSQALKLWLEHRVFVYAGRTFIL, encoded by the coding sequence ATGGCAACAACACGTTACATTTTGCAAATCCACTGTCCCGACCAGAAAGGGCTTATCGCCGGCACCACACAGGTGCTCGCCAAGGCAGGCGCCAACATTGTCGACCTGCAGCAGCATACGGCGAAAGATATCGAGACATTCTTCCTTCGCGCCGTCTTTGAACTTGAAGCAAGCGACATCGCCGAAGTCAACAAGCACCTCGAGACACTCGCGCCTCACCTGCAACTGAACTGGAAACTTTTCGACACCTCCAAGACGGAGCGTGTCGCAATTTTTGTATCCAAGACGGACCACTGCCTCTACGACCTGCTCCTGAAGCACCGCGACGGGGACCTTCCCTGCGAATTTAGCTGCATCGTCGGTAACCACCCCGACTTGGGCCCCGTGGGCGGCACCTTCGGCGTGCCGTTCTACTACGTGCCGAGCAACCCGGACAAGAGCATCCCCGAGAACCGTTTCCGCGAAATCATCGCCGAGACCCGTACCGATACGGTCGTCCTCGCCCGCTACATGCAGATTTTGAGCGAAGCCTTCACCGAGGAATTCAAGTACCGCATCATCAACATCCACCACGGGTTCCTGCCGGCATTCAAGGGCGCCAAGCCCTACCACCAGGCATGGCACAAGGGTGTGAAGATTATCGGTGCCACGGCGCATTTTGCCACCGAAGACCTCGACCAGGGGCCCATCATTTGCCAGGATATCCAGCGAGTGCCCGAAACGGCTAGCATCGACGAACTTGTCGAACTCGGAAAGGATATCGAAAAGCGCACGCTTTCGCAGGCGCTCAAGCTCTGGCTCGAACACCGCGTGTTCGTGTACGCCGGAAGAACGTTTATTTTATAG
- the tadA gene encoding tRNA adenosine(34) deaminase TadA → MMDNTNDDEKYMRMALREAQKAFEEKEIPIGCVIVKDGVVIGRGHNQIEMLKDATAHAEILSIGTASGKLENWRLEGVTLYVTLEPCPMCAGAILNSRISRVVYGSPDTRFGGCGTTIDVISNNALKREVEVVGGVLADECLGLLKAFFQRMRLEKGDSGAKS, encoded by the coding sequence ATGATGGATAACACGAACGACGACGAAAAATACATGCGCATGGCGCTTCGCGAGGCGCAAAAGGCCTTCGAGGAGAAGGAAATCCCCATCGGCTGCGTTATCGTGAAGGATGGCGTAGTCATCGGTCGCGGCCACAACCAGATTGAAATGCTCAAGGACGCCACCGCCCATGCCGAAATCCTTTCTATCGGCACGGCTTCCGGCAAGCTCGAAAACTGGCGCCTGGAAGGTGTTACTTTATATGTAACACTTGAGCCGTGCCCGATGTGCGCTGGCGCCATCCTCAACAGTCGCATCTCGCGCGTGGTCTACGGTTCCCCGGACACCCGTTTTGGCGGTTGCGGGACGACCATCGATGTCATTTCGAACAACGCACTCAAGCGCGAGGTCGAGGTGGTGGGCGGAGTGCTCGCCGACGAGTGCCTTGGGCTCCTAAAGGCGTTCTTCCAGCGGATGCGTCTTGAAAAGGGCGACTCTGGGGCGAAATCCTAG
- the nirJ2 gene encoding putative heme d1 biosynthesis radical SAM protein NirJ2 has protein sequence MIVSWMTTNKCNLTCKHCYQDAGENKAAELTTPESLKLIDEIAKAGFKIMIFSGGEPMTRPDIVELVAHASSKGLRPVFGTNGTLITHDLAFELKKAGAMAMGISIDSIDPKRHNDFRGLPNAFELTMMGIENCKAAGLPFQIHTTIMDWNQNEILDIMDWVKEIGAVNHQIFFLIPVGRGKEIEGHALRVAEYEGLLRKIMEKSRTLGIPVKPTCAPQFLRIADQLDIKTRYSRGCLAGIDYCIVSPIGKVRPCAYMMEEAGDVHDTPFDEIWANAEVFKKLRTKAYSGACGKCKFNDRCGGCRARAAYYHDGDYMQEDSYCAYGRGIK, from the coding sequence ATGATTGTATCTTGGATGACCACCAACAAGTGTAACCTGACCTGCAAGCACTGCTACCAGGACGCGGGCGAGAACAAGGCTGCCGAACTCACGACGCCGGAGTCCCTCAAGCTGATTGACGAAATCGCGAAGGCGGGGTTCAAGATCATGATTTTCAGTGGTGGCGAGCCGATGACCCGCCCGGACATCGTGGAACTGGTGGCACACGCCTCGAGCAAGGGACTCCGCCCGGTGTTCGGCACCAACGGCACGCTCATTACGCACGACTTGGCCTTTGAACTCAAGAAGGCGGGCGCCATGGCGATGGGCATCAGCATCGACAGCATCGATCCCAAGCGCCACAACGATTTCCGCGGGCTCCCGAACGCCTTCGAACTCACGATGATGGGCATCGAGAATTGCAAGGCGGCGGGCCTCCCGTTCCAGATCCACACGACCATCATGGACTGGAACCAGAACGAAATTTTAGATATCATGGACTGGGTCAAGGAAATCGGTGCGGTGAACCACCAGATTTTCTTCCTCATCCCTGTGGGTCGCGGAAAAGAAATTGAAGGTCACGCCCTGCGCGTCGCTGAATACGAGGGCCTGCTCCGCAAGATTATGGAAAAGAGCCGCACGCTCGGCATCCCCGTCAAGCCCACCTGCGCCCCGCAGTTCCTGCGCATCGCAGACCAATTGGATATCAAGACGCGCTACAGCCGCGGCTGCCTTGCGGGCATTGACTACTGCATCGTAAGTCCCATTGGCAAGGTGCGCCCCTGCGCCTACATGATGGAAGAGGCGGGCGACGTGCACGATACCCCGTTCGACGAAATCTGGGCCAATGCCGAAGTGTTCAAAAAACTCCGCACCAAGGCATACTCCGGTGCCTGCGGCAAGTGCAAGTTCAACGACCGCTGCGGCGGTTGCCGTGCCCGCGCCGCCTACTACCACGACGGCGACTACATGCAGGAAGATAGCTACTGCGCCTATGGGAGAGGAATTAAGTAG
- the hemB gene encoding porphobilinogen synthase, whose protein sequence is MLNRPRRLRQNEAIRNMVAETAVNPDALVYPMFVVEGSGIREEIPSMPGQFRFSIDEIIKEVGTFEAIGLKSVLLFGIPDSKDEMATSAYDDDGIVQRAVRAIKAKAPSLYVVTDVCLCEYMSHGHCGIIKNGDVDNDSTLELLAKTAVSHARAGADMVAPSDMMDGRVAAIRKALDENGFQNTPIMAYSAKFASAYYGPFRDAADSAPHFGNRKTYQMDVRNAREAQHEVDLDIEEGADIVMVKPGLAFLDILRQTAETSPVPVAVYNVSGEYSMVKAAAKMGWIDEDAIIRENLLAFRRAGADIIITYHAKEALEKHLF, encoded by the coding sequence ATGCTGAATCGTCCGCGTCGCTTGCGCCAGAACGAGGCTATCCGCAATATGGTGGCCGAGACCGCCGTGAACCCTGATGCACTTGTCTACCCGATGTTCGTGGTGGAAGGTTCGGGTATCAGGGAAGAGATTCCTTCGATGCCGGGCCAGTTCCGCTTCAGCATCGACGAGATTATCAAGGAAGTGGGGACATTCGAGGCGATTGGCCTCAAGAGCGTACTCCTGTTCGGGATTCCCGACTCGAAGGACGAGATGGCGACTTCTGCATACGATGACGACGGAATCGTGCAACGCGCCGTCCGTGCCATCAAGGCGAAGGCTCCTAGTTTGTATGTAGTTACGGATGTTTGCCTGTGTGAATACATGAGTCACGGGCATTGCGGGATCATCAAGAACGGTGACGTGGATAATGACTCTACGTTGGAACTCCTCGCGAAAACGGCGGTGTCGCATGCTCGCGCCGGTGCCGACATGGTGGCCCCCTCCGACATGATGGACGGGCGCGTGGCGGCTATCCGCAAGGCTCTTGACGAGAACGGGTTCCAGAACACTCCGATTATGGCCTACAGCGCGAAGTTTGCGAGTGCCTACTATGGCCCGTTCCGCGATGCGGCAGATTCTGCCCCGCACTTTGGCAACCGCAAGACATACCAGATGGACGTGCGCAATGCCCGCGAGGCACAGCACGAAGTGGACCTCGACATCGAAGAGGGCGCCGACATCGTGATGGTGAAACCGGGCCTTGCCTTCCTCGACATTTTGCGCCAGACGGCGGAAACGAGCCCCGTTCCCGTGGCCGTCTATAACGTGAGCGGTGAGTATTCCATGGTGAAGGCCGCTGCAAAGATGGGCTGGATTGACGAGGATGCCATCATTCGCGAAAACTTGCTCGCTTTCAGGCGTGCAGGTGCCGACATCATTATTACCTACCATGCCAAGGAAGCGCTGGAAAAGCATCTCTTTTAA
- a CDS encoding AMP-binding protein, which yields MLLNKFLSRTDYESYEDLYKNFKITIPDNFNFAYDVVDEYAKTEPKREALVWCDDDDESHIFTFKDLSLASQRTANFLVEQGIQKGDRVMLILRRRYEFWFFLLALHRIGAIAIPATNMLAAEDLEYRFKAADVKMVVTYDEPALQKEVDKAKSKCASVEKLVTVGQTARQNWVSFYDDYEIYPAKFPRPEGDAATHNDDIMIVYFTSGTSSNPKMVAHTFTYPLGHIVTAKYWQHVVDGGRHLTVAETGWAKALWGKIYGQWIAGSAVFTYDMKVFIPGKLLEKMSEYKVTTFCAPPTVYRYILQHGIGRYDLSSLKYCTTAGEALNLDIYNRFYEQTGIRMQEGYGQTELTLTTGNFGFSEPRPGSMGKPSPGYRMEIVNAEGNPCADDEVGELIIKIDQGKPFGMFGGYYRDQERTERVFEGGVYHTGDTATRDKDGYYWFVGRNDDLIKSSGYRISPFEVEEVIHKHPAVLEVAVTGVEDKDRGQAVKATIVLQKGYEASKDLAKEIQLFTKKVAASYKSPRIIDFVTELPKTISGKIRRATIRDKDAEAQNAENAESAEATTSPETNSEQEG from the coding sequence ATGTTGCTAAACAAGTTTCTATCCCGCACGGATTACGAATCTTACGAAGACCTCTACAAGAACTTCAAGATAACCATCCCGGATAACTTCAACTTTGCCTACGACGTCGTTGACGAATACGCAAAAACAGAACCCAAGCGCGAAGCCCTCGTGTGGTGTGACGACGATGACGAAAGCCATATTTTCACATTCAAGGACCTTTCGCTTGCCTCCCAGCGTACGGCAAACTTCCTCGTAGAACAGGGTATCCAGAAGGGCGACCGCGTGATGCTCATCCTCCGCCGCCGCTACGAATTCTGGTTCTTCTTGCTGGCGCTCCACCGCATTGGCGCCATTGCCATCCCGGCGACCAACATGCTCGCCGCTGAAGACCTGGAATACCGATTCAAGGCCGCCGACGTGAAGATGGTCGTGACCTACGACGAACCCGCACTGCAAAAAGAAGTCGACAAGGCGAAATCCAAGTGCGCTTCCGTAGAAAAACTCGTGACCGTAGGCCAGACCGCCCGCCAGAACTGGGTGAGCTTCTACGACGACTACGAAATCTACCCGGCCAAGTTCCCGCGCCCCGAAGGCGATGCCGCCACGCACAACGACGACATCATGATCGTGTACTTCACGAGCGGTACGAGTTCAAACCCGAAGATGGTGGCACATACCTTCACCTACCCGCTGGGGCACATCGTGACCGCCAAGTATTGGCAGCACGTTGTTGACGGAGGCCGCCACCTGACCGTCGCCGAGACCGGTTGGGCCAAGGCGCTCTGGGGCAAGATTTACGGGCAGTGGATTGCCGGTTCCGCCGTATTTACCTACGACATGAAGGTGTTCATCCCGGGCAAGCTGCTCGAGAAGATGTCCGAATACAAGGTGACCACATTCTGCGCCCCGCCGACAGTCTACCGCTACATTTTGCAGCACGGCATCGGCAGGTACGACCTTTCGAGCCTAAAGTACTGCACTACCGCAGGCGAAGCCCTGAACCTCGACATCTACAACAGGTTCTACGAACAGACGGGCATCCGCATGCAGGAAGGCTACGGCCAGACGGAACTTACACTCACCACGGGCAACTTCGGTTTCAGCGAACCGCGCCCGGGCTCCATGGGCAAGCCCTCCCCGGGATACCGCATGGAAATCGTGAACGCCGAAGGCAACCCCTGCGCCGACGACGAAGTCGGCGAGCTCATCATCAAGATTGACCAGGGCAAGCCCTTCGGCATGTTCGGCGGCTACTACCGCGACCAGGAACGCACCGAACGCGTGTTCGAGGGCGGAGTGTACCACACGGGCGACACCGCTACCCGCGACAAGGACGGTTATTACTGGTTCGTGGGCCGTAACGACGACCTCATCAAGAGTTCGGGCTACCGCATCAGCCCCTTCGAAGTGGAAGAAGTCATCCACAAGCACCCCGCCGTCCTCGAAGTGGCGGTAACGGGCGTGGAGGACAAGGACCGCGGCCAGGCCGTGAAGGCGACCATCGTGCTCCAGAAGGGCTACGAGGCGTCGAAGGACCTCGCGAAGGAAATCCAGTTGTTCACCAAGAAGGTCGCGGCCTCTTACAAGAGCCCGCGCATCATCGACTTCGTGACGGAACTGCCGAAAACCATCAGCGGAAAGATTCGCCGCGCCACCATCCGTGACAAGGACGCCGAAGCGCAGAACGCGGAAAACGCAGAAAGCGCCGAAGCAACAACCAGCCCTGAAACCAATTCAGAGCAGGAAGGATAA
- the fabF gene encoding beta-ketoacyl-ACP synthase II: MTKRRIVITGMGAVTPVGKSIPEMWNSIRDGKCGIGPITQFDASNCPVKIAAEIKDFKPEEHGIDPKEARRMARFTQFLVAAANEAVKDAGLTREQLAEDTTGIVAGNGLSGMDVLDETYNKYIEGGKRRVSPLAMPELIPNEACANVSIALGITGLAHTVCTACASGTDAIGVALDSIRSGRLDVCLAGGSESGITEYSIKSFAGMHALTDKFNDAPEKASRPFDKDRSGFVMGEGGAVMVLEELEHAKARGAKIYAELAGYGASADAYHITSPRPGGETCAKAMVRAMKDAEIAPTDVNYYNAHGTSTHLNDLTETQMLKIALGEHAYKIKVSSTKSMTGHCVGAAGVIEAIISTLAVKDSFYPATINLDNPDEECDLDYVPHKGVEGNIDVAVSASLGFGGHNGVVVIKKYKD; this comes from the coding sequence ATGACCAAAAGAAGAATTGTTATCACCGGCATGGGTGCAGTGACCCCCGTAGGGAAATCTATCCCCGAAATGTGGAATTCCATCCGCGACGGAAAATGCGGAATCGGGCCCATCACGCAGTTCGATGCCAGCAACTGCCCGGTGAAGATTGCCGCCGAAATCAAGGACTTTAAGCCCGAGGAACACGGGATTGACCCGAAGGAAGCACGCCGCATGGCACGCTTCACGCAGTTCCTGGTTGCCGCTGCCAACGAAGCCGTCAAGGATGCGGGTCTCACCCGCGAACAGCTCGCCGAAGACACAACCGGCATCGTGGCCGGCAACGGCCTTTCGGGCATGGACGTACTCGACGAGACCTACAACAAGTATATCGAAGGCGGCAAGCGCAGGGTTTCGCCACTTGCGATGCCGGAACTCATCCCGAACGAGGCGTGCGCAAACGTCTCCATCGCTCTCGGGATTACGGGACTCGCCCACACGGTCTGCACCGCCTGTGCCTCCGGCACCGACGCCATCGGGGTCGCCCTGGATTCAATCCGCTCGGGCAGGCTCGACGTGTGCCTTGCCGGCGGTTCCGAAAGCGGGATTACCGAATACTCCATCAAGAGCTTTGCAGGCATGCACGCCCTCACCGACAAGTTCAACGACGCCCCCGAGAAGGCGTCGCGCCCGTTCGACAAAGACCGTAGCGGCTTTGTCATGGGCGAAGGCGGTGCGGTGATGGTTCTCGAGGAACTCGAGCACGCGAAGGCCCGCGGCGCCAAGATATATGCGGAACTGGCCGGTTACGGCGCGTCCGCCGACGCCTACCACATCACGAGCCCGCGCCCGGGTGGTGAAACCTGCGCCAAGGCCATGGTCCGCGCCATGAAGGACGCCGAAATCGCCCCCACCGACGTAAACTACTACAATGCGCACGGCACTTCCACCCATCTGAACGACCTCACCGAGACCCAGATGCTCAAGATCGCGCTCGGTGAACACGCCTACAAGATCAAGGTATCGAGCACCAAGAGCATGACCGGCCACTGCGTCGGCGCCGCGGGCGTCATCGAGGCCATTATCTCTACGCTCGCCGTCAAGGACTCGTTCTACCCCGCCACCATCAACCTCGACAACCCAGACGAGGAATGTGACCTCGACTACGTACCTCACAAGGGCGTCGAGGGCAACATCGACGTGGCAGTATCGGCCTCCCTAGGTTTTGGCGGCCACAACGGCGTGGTTGTCATTAAGAAATACAAGGATTAA
- a CDS encoding fibrobacter succinogenes major paralogous domain-containing protein, translating to MICFSKKVFACVTLMGVAAFAVPPKTWDAIYKAEGEGDYTSVKVSGNIRMGKYTNYKEVQPVSFKVDDGLFSFSASGNMTVPADKIEKGNFYGLCNSTKEAWVSYFNKPMTFGKEEKIVNIAGVDLACGDDVYALSDLKIKFANPKAQEYWVANLEGREKYLRKQVAELRTAEQQHHADIRSMSSSFTDPRDGQVYRTIKVEGREWFAQNVNYEVPGHSWCYEDKENYCTRSGKLYDLEGARQACPAGWHLPRDREWMDMLVGLTKCYEGVDKCGKFAEKMKATTGWHGGGGTDEYGFSVYSSGYRKVIGKSTVRYEEMGEYAGFWSAQNGRNETIWLWSMGRMSDQMVRQLVPNNAKNNAYSVRCINGN from the coding sequence ATGATCTGTTTCAGTAAGAAGGTTTTCGCGTGTGTAACCCTTATGGGTGTCGCCGCCTTTGCAGTCCCGCCCAAGACATGGGATGCAATCTATAAGGCAGAAGGTGAAGGCGATTACACGTCGGTGAAGGTTTCGGGCAACATCCGCATGGGCAAGTACACCAACTACAAGGAAGTACAGCCGGTTTCGTTCAAGGTGGACGATGGCCTGTTCTCCTTCTCGGCATCTGGGAACATGACCGTCCCCGCCGACAAGATTGAGAAGGGCAATTTCTACGGTCTGTGCAATTCCACAAAGGAAGCTTGGGTATCGTACTTCAACAAGCCCATGACGTTTGGCAAGGAAGAGAAAATCGTGAACATTGCGGGCGTCGACTTGGCCTGTGGTGACGATGTGTATGCGCTTTCTGACTTGAAAATCAAGTTTGCGAATCCGAAGGCCCAGGAATACTGGGTGGCGAATCTCGAAGGCCGCGAAAAGTACTTGCGCAAGCAGGTTGCCGAGTTGCGTACGGCCGAACAGCAGCACCATGCCGATATCCGCAGCATGTCGAGCTCGTTTACTGACCCGCGCGATGGCCAGGTTTACCGCACCATCAAGGTGGAAGGCCGCGAATGGTTCGCCCAGAACGTGAACTACGAAGTGCCGGGCCATTCCTGGTGCTACGAGGACAAGGAAAACTACTGCACTCGCAGCGGAAAGCTGTATGATTTGGAAGGTGCCCGTCAGGCCTGCCCTGCAGGCTGGCACTTGCCGCGCGACCGCGAATGGATGGACATGCTCGTCGGGCTTACCAAGTGCTACGAGGGCGTGGACAAGTGTGGTAAGTTTGCCGAGAAGATGAAGGCGACTACCGGCTGGCACGGCGGTGGTGGTACGGATGAATATGGATTCTCCGTTTATTCTTCGGGTTACCGCAAGGTGATTGGCAAGTCTACTGTTCGCTATGAGGAAATGGGTGAGTATGCTGGATTCTGGAGTGCACAGAACGGCCGTAACGAGACTATCTGGCTTTGGTCTATGGGCCGCATGAGCGACCAGATGGTTCGCCAGCTTGTGCCGAATAATGCGAAGAATAACGCATACTCTGTTCGCTGTATTAACGGAAACTAG
- the hemL gene encoding glutamate-1-semialdehyde 2,1-aminomutase yields the protein MKHSLSEKLFAEAKNLMPGGVNSPVRAYGNVGTTPPFIARAKGSHIYDVDGNDYIDYVGSWGPMLLGHAHDAVINAVAETAKNGLSFGAPCGLESELAKLVMGLVPSVEMIRMVNSGTEATMSAIRAARGFTGRDKIVKFEGCYHGHSDSLLIKAGSGMLTTGKPSSKGVPADLAKYTLTLQYNDVTGVKELFDKIGDEIAGVIVEPVAGNMGVVPAKPEFLQTLSAETTKHGALLIVDEVMTGFRVGIHCAQGLYGIKPDLTTFGKIIGGGMPVGAYGGRLDVMQQIAPLGGIYQAGTLSGNPVAMAAGLTTMRELNAHPEYYVHAEAMTKRLLEGLKDAAASAGVAISANQVGSMGCIFFTEGPVESFADVQKSDLELFRKYFLGMLDEGIYLAPSQFEAIFVSAAHTESDIDRTVDAARKVFKTL from the coding sequence ATGAAACACTCCCTTAGTGAAAAGCTTTTTGCCGAAGCCAAGAACCTGATGCCGGGCGGCGTGAATAGCCCTGTCCGCGCATATGGTAATGTCGGCACGACTCCTCCGTTTATCGCCCGCGCGAAGGGTAGTCACATCTATGATGTGGACGGTAACGACTATATCGACTACGTTGGCAGTTGGGGCCCGATGCTCCTGGGCCATGCGCACGATGCCGTTATCAATGCCGTTGCAGAAACGGCGAAGAATGGTTTAAGTTTTGGCGCTCCCTGCGGGCTCGAATCCGAACTTGCGAAACTCGTGATGGGCCTTGTGCCGAGTGTGGAGATGATCCGCATGGTGAACAGCGGGACCGAGGCGACGATGAGTGCCATCCGCGCGGCCCGCGGCTTTACCGGACGCGACAAGATTGTGAAGTTTGAAGGCTGCTATCATGGCCATAGCGATAGCCTGCTCATCAAAGCGGGTTCGGGCATGCTCACTACGGGCAAGCCGAGCAGCAAGGGAGTGCCCGCCGACCTCGCGAAGTATACGCTCACGCTCCAGTACAACGACGTGACGGGCGTTAAGGAGCTCTTCGACAAGATTGGCGACGAGATTGCGGGTGTCATCGTGGAACCGGTGGCCGGCAACATGGGCGTTGTACCTGCGAAACCTGAATTCTTGCAGACGCTTTCCGCGGAAACCACGAAGCATGGCGCGCTCCTGATTGTGGACGAGGTCATGACCGGTTTTCGCGTGGGTATCCACTGCGCGCAGGGGCTTTACGGCATCAAGCCCGACCTTACGACCTTCGGGAAGATTATCGGCGGCGGCATGCCCGTCGGTGCGTACGGCGGGCGTCTCGATGTTATGCAGCAGATTGCACCGCTCGGTGGTATTTACCAGGCGGGGACACTTTCCGGTAACCCGGTCGCGATGGCGGCGGGGTTAACGACGATGCGTGAACTTAATGCGCATCCCGAATACTACGTGCATGCGGAAGCGATGACCAAGCGTTTGCTTGAGGGCCTCAAGGATGCGGCCGCCTCTGCGGGCGTCGCCATTTCTGCGAACCAGGTGGGCTCCATGGGTTGCATCTTCTTTACCGAAGGCCCCGTGGAAAGCTTTGCCGACGTGCAGAAGTCCGACCTGGAACTGTTCCGTAAGTACTTCCTCGGGATGCTCGACGAAGGCATCTACCTGGCGCCGAGCCAGTTCGAGGCCATCTTCGTGAGCGCCGCGCATACAGAAAGCGACATCGACCGTACCGTCGATGCCGCCAGGAAAGTCTTCAAGACACTTTAA